CCGGACGATGCGAGAATCTCCCTTGCCAGGAAGAGGCCAAGGCCGGTATTTTCACCAAATTTCTTATCAAATATTCTCTCTTTATCCTTTTCAGCCACTCCGGATCCGTCATCCTCAATGATGAGATGGCCGGATCCTTCAGACTCGTAAAAAGAAACGGATATTGAAGTCACGTTCGTTCCATGCCTTACGGAATTTTCAAAGAGGTTGAATAACACCTTTCTAAACATAGGATCTGCAAGAACAGAGAGATTTCCGGTACTTACATTAAAACTGACCTGCCAGAAGAGGCTGTTCCGGATAATTTCATCAACAAGTACACCTATATTATGCCATACCGGCTTTTTAAGCCCTACCTGCCGGTAATCTGAAGCAAAGGATATATGATCCCTCACTGCCAGGACAATGTCATCAATAACCTTAAGGAAATCTTCATCATCCCTGCCCTTCTCCCTGTTAAGCCTCATATAACGTACATATGAAGAGAGGGCAAGAATCTGATTCTGAATATCATGCAGCGTAATCCCGGAGATAAGAGACAGTTTATTATTCAGCTTCTCCAGTTCTTCCTCTTTTCTCCTGTTCTTTTCAAGTTCACTGTCCAGATTATCAGAGGTCTTCTGCAGGAGGTCAATCTCTCCCTTAAGCCTTCGTACAAGGACCTCAATCTTACCCCTGAGATATTCACCCTCAGCAGACTGGGTTTTGTTAATAGGATGATCAAGGTCACCTCCGGCAATAACCTCAATGTCATGTATAATTGATCTGATCGGTTTTGTGAAGTAATACGCTATATAATAGGCAGATAAAAGGCTGATACCGGATGCGAGTATAATGAACATCCAGATATAGTACGTGAGCATATCCAGCGTGGCATTAAGATTTTTAGTTGAAAAAACCAGTTCTGCAGCAAGGCTCATCTGGGTTGAAGAGGGGGCACTCCCGTCATCAAGATCAATATAGATGTATTTTGTAATTGTCTCACCGGAGGAATTGATATATTCAAGGTCGGATTTCTCCTCAAAAACTTCCTTAAGTCTCTCTTTTGTCAGGCCATCTGCGAGATCACCACCGACCTCCTTATATGCAATATTATACACCTTTGATGAAAGAAGATTGTAATTCTGTTCCGAGAGCAGATCACCAATACCTCCGTATTTGAAGACCTTTCTTCCCTCCTGGAAAACTTCAGATGTAAAACCGAATTCGAGGAGATATTTATGGTCAGGTGTGGGGAGATAAGCATATTTTTTAAGGTTTACCTCTCCTGACCATCCGCCTGTGGCACGGTCACCGACAAATTTGTCCCCTGTCCGGATAGCATCAATTTTATCAAAAAATTCAGGGTATTCACTGAAGTCAAGGCCGATATCTTTCTCATAAGTTGTGTACTCAACGACTCCGGACTCATTGATTATATATAGTTCAAGCGTCCCAAAATTTGAAAGCCCTATACTATCTCTCAGATTATCGAGATCTATCGCAGAAGGTTCCCTGCCGGAATTTTCATACGCCTCTGTAAAAAGAACGAATGATTCCATCATTTCACGGTCATAGGCACTCTCATAAGTTTTTAAGCCCGTATTAACAAGATTCACATGGTTTTTGATAACAACAACCGAATCGTCCACACGGTCATAGTACTGATTTTCAAAACTCGTTTTAAGTGTAGAATACGTTGCAGCAGAGATGATCAGGATAAGAATAAGAAAGATGATAAAAAAACCAAGAGCTAACTTTGTCTGCTGTGATGCCTTCTTTTCTACTCCTTCCTGCATAAACTACCATCCTTCACAAATAATAATAAGAGTGATAAATCGGTTCACAGATTTATAAAATATTACCTTACCCACACAACATATATCTAAATAAATACATGTCAAAAAATACCACATCGGCAGAGAAGTAATACATACCGGGACAGGATAACACTGCACGAATGAGGATCAACCGACAATTGGATAATATCAGAAAATTTTTTGACAATTTTTGAGATAAATACCATCCAGATGGGCAAAAAGAGCAATTAAATTACCTCATAGTCTACGGGAGAAATAGCCATCCGGCAGCCCGTTGAATTGAAAATCATATATATTGGCAAAACCATAAGTAAAACTGCTCTATGAGTCTGAAAAAAGAGATCAACCTTCTTTATGTTGATGATGAAAGCATACTGCATAAAACATTTAAGCCCACAATGGAGATGCTCACCGGCTTTAAGGTGGATTCGGCACAATCCGGTATGCAGGCCCTTGATATGATTGAAAATACCTCCTATGATACAATCATATCTGATTATGACATGCCCGGAATGAATGGCCTGGAGCTGCTAAAAATAATCAGAGGCAGGGGTAATGACATCCCGTATATCATCTTCACCGGAAAAAGCAGTGAGGAAGTAGTAATTGAAGCCTTAAACTCCGGAGTTGATTTTTACCTGCTAAAAGAGGCTGAAATTGATAATATATGTTCTGAGCTGAAAAGAAAAATACCTCCCCTTGTGGAAGAGAGGATAATCAAAATAACACAGTCTGAGAAGAGAGAGGCCATGCAGGATCTTATAGACCATTCTCCGGATTCAGCGTTCCTGCTCAATGCAGACAAGAAAATAATCACTGCAAACAGGGGCGGCAGAGATTTTATAAACTCTTTTTCAAACAGTATAAATACGGATATTACCGGAATGTCATTCTATGACATTCTTCCGCACCAGATAGCGGAAATAAAAAGCAGCTCCACAGACAAAGCCGCTGAAGAAGGAAGGGAAGCAATCTGCTATGAAGAATATATGGGAAAACGCTACAAAATATATATTACGCCACATTATAACATTGAAGGGGAACTCCATTACATATCGTACTTTCAGAGAGCACTTAAGAAGGGAGAGAAAAAAGAAGGAGACCCCGCACAGTCCATATCACTGGATATAAAACTGAGACACTATAAGGATAACCTTGCCGCAGTCCAGTTTCCACTTACAGCAGATATTGCTGCCGCGATTATATTTGCACTCTCCTCCGGTCCAAAAACCATCATTGATTTATGTGATATTACTTTGTCAAGCAGTCCCAATATAACTTCAAGACTTAAAATCCTCAGAGAGAAAAATATTGTCCTTAAAGATGACGAAGAATACAGGCTGAGTGTCACCGGATCAATAATCGCAGACAAAATAAAAGGCTTTATAATTTCAATCAACAGAAAATGGCATGAACCTTACAAAGAAGCGGAGGAATCGGATTACGGTGAAGATGAGACCTCTTATTTCATCAGGAATAAATCAGATGCCCAGGCAATAATCAGATCCACAATCCTGACAACCATACTTCTGGCACTTAATGAAGATATGATGTCCAGGTACCTGTTAAGGGACATCACCGGAAGTTCTTCCGT
The sequence above is a segment of the Methanoplanus limicola DSM 2279 genome. Coding sequences within it:
- a CDS encoding sensor histidine kinase encodes the protein MQEGVEKKASQQTKLALGFFIIFLILILIISAATYSTLKTSFENQYYDRVDDSVVVIKNHVNLVNTGLKTYESAYDREMMESFVLFTEAYENSGREPSAIDLDNLRDSIGLSNFGTLELYIINESGVVEYTTYEKDIGLDFSEYPEFFDKIDAIRTGDKFVGDRATGGWSGEVNLKKYAYLPTPDHKYLLEFGFTSEVFQEGRKVFKYGGIGDLLSEQNYNLLSSKVYNIAYKEVGGDLADGLTKERLKEVFEEKSDLEYINSSGETITKYIYIDLDDGSAPSSTQMSLAAELVFSTKNLNATLDMLTYYIWMFIILASGISLLSAYYIAYYFTKPIRSIIHDIEVIAGGDLDHPINKTQSAEGEYLRGKIEVLVRRLKGEIDLLQKTSDNLDSELEKNRRKEEELEKLNNKLSLISGITLHDIQNQILALSSYVRYMRLNREKGRDDEDFLKVIDDIVLAVRDHISFASDYRQVGLKKPVWHNIGVLVDEIIRNSLFWQVSFNVSTGNLSVLADPMFRKVLFNLFENSVRHGTNVTSISVSFYESEGSGHLIIEDDGSGVAEKDKERIFDKKFGENTGLGLFLAREILASSGMEIHETGKEGKGARFDISIPEEYCRFE
- a CDS encoding response regulator — protein: MSLKKEINLLYVDDESILHKTFKPTMEMLTGFKVDSAQSGMQALDMIENTSYDTIISDYDMPGMNGLELLKIIRGRGNDIPYIIFTGKSSEEVVIEALNSGVDFYLLKEAEIDNICSELKRKIPPLVEERIIKITQSEKREAMQDLIDHSPDSAFLLNADKKIITANRGGRDFINSFSNSINTDITGMSFYDILPHQIAEIKSSSTDKAAEEGREAICYEEYMGKRYKIYITPHYNIEGELHYISYFQRALKKGEKKEGDPAQSISLDIKLRHYKDNLAAVQFPLTADIAAAIIFALSSGPKTIIDLCDITLSSSPNITSRLKILREKNIVLKDDEEYRLSVTGSIIADKIKGFIISINRKWHEPYKEAEESDYGEDETSYFIRNKSDAQAIIRSTILTTILLALNEDMMSRYLLRDITGSSSVALSPKIAWLKEKALIDEKEHEYCLTRKGRIVATHLEEYILSSAVIYKNSSFWTGHSLDWMPDFAKDTFYELIHAEVHYNSPDEIVSRGDIHKDHILEPKYLHGVSDYSLLCLPAVSMPRICRHHNCEFIISKDGAEDESELKEFIEDIDEDIKSFLKVHISEFPHTFSIIVTDKYFEMKLMTDNCRFFDTIEYLVSTSPEACMWGERLFQYYKSKSVPYKINSEKSTE